The sequence below is a genomic window from Lolium perenne isolate Kyuss_39 chromosome 7, Kyuss_2.0, whole genome shotgun sequence.
TTTGGCTTTAGTTAGCGAAGCTGTATGCCGCAGCATGTTTTTCTTTGGCGAAGCTGTATGCCGTAGCATGTGTAAACTCGTTGCTTGTCGAACCtaagggctttattaatttaaagtcggccaCTTAgtaccttttatctaaaaaaaaccaTGAGCTAGGACTCCACCAGTGCCAATAAGTTCAAACAACTCAGGACAGAGGTCTGAAAGGAGAAATTCGCCAAGCGACGAATTCAAGAGACTTTCGGTGATATTGTTTTCGCACATTTTCCATAGTGAATCTGAATGTCATATTCGTACAGTGTAACCTCATGCGCACAGCACTAATAATCATACGGGAAATGCATAAATTGGTACAAAGATTAGGAAGATCCTAATCCATTCTCACATAACCCTGCACCGACCTATCACAAATAAATGTCATTTTAGAACAAAGTTTGCATATACAGAAATTGTGGTTTCTATTAATCGTTTGTATTTGAGATGTATGTGTTCTTCTGGTACCGGGCAAGGCCACAATTTGAATTGTTTCGCCTCTTATCGTGGATTCGTCGCGCCTGGTGGCCTCAAAGGGCatctagggtgtgtttggtaagtTGGGTGAACTCAGACTTTCCTATCTCGACCCAGCTCTTGTAGACTTTTGTTGTTTGGTAGGTCGGGTGGGGCCAACTCAACATTGTCCACCTCATACTAAAAAGCCCTCTCAGCCCTGCCGAGTTGCCAAGCTCGAATCGAGCTTCTCAACTCAGCTCAGCGGAGTCCATCCTGCAAAACGTCTCGAACGACCCGCCACTGGCCTCTCAGCTGTCCACCCCGCTACCCGTAGTGCTCCTACATCCGGGCTGCCTGCATATGGTGCAGAAGCGAGTTCTCAATTTGAAGTCAATTCACATGGAGTCATGACCCTGCTACTGGTCAACCTTCCATCGCTCATGTTTTTTGATGGCGCCAATAGCGCTGCATCTAGAGTCATGGTAGTCGTCGCACCACCTGTTTTAGTGCTTGGGCATGTTTCCGCAACTGTCGCTATGGTTCTGGATTTCTTTTGTGATTTTTCTTTCTTCAAAACCAAGTCCATCGCCCTCCACCGCCACGAGCTTCAACATGGCCTCTTTGATCATCTCCATTTCAGCCTTGTAGGTCTCACATTTCTGTCCCCAAGTGGAACCATCTCTATCGCATTCAGGTAAAGCTGTGAGCGCATGCAGTTCAAAAATATCACCATACCACTGTCCTTTTGGTGGTGCTTCAGGTGCATTGGCAATATATCCCTTGCGTATACCACCACTTCAACACATGTTTTGGACGGATATCCTTCATCCGTAAATGTACAAGGACTTGCAAGCAAGAGGGACCTCAGAGCATGTCCACCGGCGGCCCCTAAATAGGCGCAGGTAGGTGCGCCGACACGATCTTATGGGGGACGCCACTACGGTCTCCAGTCTCCTGAACTATAGGGATGGCCGtcccacaccccccccccccccatatcgGCGTCCCCTTTTTTCCCTATATACATCATATATACAATATTTTCAAACAGTTCAAACAGTTTTCAAACACATAAATCTATTCATACAATTTTCCCGCTGGTGGGAAACACGCGCGTGTGGCTGGCAGAACGGCCGCGCGGACGTTTTCCTACGTGGACGAGGCTGCTAGCGCCACTGATCTGCACCCTTCACGTAGGGGCCAACACGGGGTTGGCggtgattctattgggctcgaaactaCGTCGCGCTTTATCGGACACGGCCGGTGTGAGCCTAATTTTCACACTGGCCCCCAAATAACTATCGGGGCGCTATTGGGCTCGCCCGTGGAGATGCTCTCAGGTTCTCAGCTTATACTTGCCATTAAAAAAATACAATTTTTTGTAGCCCAAATTATTGTAACACAAATGGTACAAGTGTGGCGACGGGAGGCtcaccttagggcatctccaacgggacgacgcaaacggacgctgagcgaccgtttgcgtccgtcgtgaccgaaaatgcgtctgggccctgctccagcggggcgacgcaaagtgaccgggccgtccgcggcaatgcaaacctggcccaaatatgcgccaggtttgcgtctccgcggacggtgcGCGGCCGCGGAAAGTGTCTGCAGTGGTTGCATCCGGGCCCGGTTGGCAGTGACTAGGTAACCATAATATTTGTATTATTGATTGGCCAAAGGACCATATTTATAGAGAtagttagtcgagttaacctaaaactaagATGGCCCTAACTACTCGCAGTCACGCGGCCTACCACGGCAtgggttactcgcagtcgcgcggcctactactggccgccggaggggccagcggcgttcgagggcctcggccagagAAGAGTCGCACAGGACTCTGGCCATAGAGTTGGCCGCCTCCACCGTCGCTGCCTCCGCCACCGCTGTCGCCGCCTCCGCCTGGCTCGCCTCCGCGTCCGCTGCCTGCAACGCCGCCAACTGGGCGTGGAAGTAGGCCCTGTCCCTAGCCACCTccgccaccgcttcgtccctggcggcgatggcgccctcatctcccggttctcctgctcgacccgcgcgggaaaAGGGCCCGTCCGCTGGAGCGaatccaggtcggagcacatgtacccccgagccatggcgaccgcatagctgtgggcttcctcctccgtTGCCGAAGGCTGACGGCGCTGGGCATCCCCAGCTAGGGTCTCAAAGGACGCGACTAGAATCCACTGGTCGCTAACGCACTCGAAGCGGCAGGGtacgtcgtcggcggcggcgatgtcgtggatgacggcatCCGCGGGTGGGGCCGCCGGAGGGGCCGCCATCGCCGCTCGCGCCTCCGCGAGCGCCGCCCTGGCCTCGGTGAGCTCGGCCCTGGCGCCGGCGATTTCCGCCCTGGCCGCAGTGAGGCGGTCACGGAGTTGCGCGCGCCCTGCCGCCTCCGCTTCTACCGCCTCCAGGCACAGCTGGTCGGCCTAAAAAGTGTCGACGACTAGCTGCTCGTCCTCGGGTGGGCTTGGCGGCACATGTGAACAACCTGATCCCAGCTAAGGTTGTgctcggccatggatggatggtagggtttagcttgaggtgtgcccgtcatctccgccggtgtccaccatatatagccacggcagGGCGGGAAACAGCGTTGGCACGCAAGTCGTTTCCCGCGCGGGCGAAACACCGGTGAAATTTACCAATGTATTGGCCAAGTGCGGGAACGACCGTCGTCGCGCAGAAACCGTTGATCGCCGgcggcaggcctcgacgggatGTTAAACCGCCATTAACGACCTTGACGATGTCTCCGCTAAAAAAAATCGTCTGCACCGCTAGAGAtaccccgacgcaaacggtcaCCCTGAGCCGCATGATATCCgtgggccgacgcaaacggacatttcggacgtccgaattgcgtcggcccgttggagatgcccttaaggaCATGGGACCAGAGCATTCCCATATGCGCTCGTACATTAAACATTCGAAGGATAGTTCATCAGAGATGGTGACCTTGAATTCCACCTTGCATCACTTCTCACTTCTCAGGCGTGTCATTATGAACATGCTTTGCCAAGAATTTCTGGCCAAGCACTACCACTGGCCCATCATGTGCCAACAATGGGATTTAACGAAACTGGTACAGGTTTGATATTAAATGGAGTTCCACCGCTGCCAAGTAGATGCATTTATTCTGTACCCTGCCTCCCAATCTATACGTGCGTATCACAATGTATTACCATTTTCCGGATATTCTGCAATACAGATCATTAAATGCTTGTGGATTAACCACAGCCACACACTCGAACGAGACCAAGGGAGCCCGGGCGCTATTCGTCCGCTCTCATCTAGAggccttttctttctttctttctttctaatTTAGTTATTCAGTCCTTCCTAGTACAACTCTTTTGTAGTTATCACTCGTACTTTTCCCGTTTCGAAATAACTGAAGTTTCAGGTTTGTGCTAAGTCAAACGTCTTTAGTGCCAACCAAAGTTAGAAAGTTTGTTAATATCTATATCTATAATAATGTCAAATCTGTATAAAAGTATGAAAGTATATTGTACTAGTATGAATCTAATAAAACTAAATTGGCGTAGTAGATGTAAAAGCAATTTTCAATATAAATTGTCAGACTTGTATAATAGTTTGACTTAAGACAACCCTATAACATTAATTAGTTTTGAATGGAGGGagttattttttttaaaaaaaaaaccatGCAATAGAGTTATACCGTTAGAGTTTCTTGGTTGTGGCGGGTGTGAAAAATGAATTGTTGAACTAGGGTTTAAGCGGGGTTGTATGAGCGCAATGTGCCTTGTCGTTCTAGGCCACCTTTTTTTTGCTCCTATAATCCTCATCACTAACCGGCCCTTTGCACTGGTCAGTGGTGATAATTCTCACCACTATTTCAAAACCATTTGACCAGCACAAAACCCATGAGTGATTACATGTAAGTGTGGCCGGTGAGGTAGCGTTCTATGCTAGTGGTGATGGTTGATTGGGAAAACAAACAACACGTGTACCCATTAAACCATTAGAGGCATACCAATTCTGTCATATTTACACCTGTGGTGGTAGATGCATCCATTACTATGGAAATCCTCATGCAACTTGAATGGAATTGTTCCGGAATTAATGTACTCAACAACTACTCGCGCAGTTCTTGCACCCCTGCATGGGTAATACCTTATATATAACCACTGGCATGGTATCTTCCCTCTatccatccttcaatagtctcacCACATCTTTTTTTACACTATTTTCTTACTATCGAATATGATGCAAGAGAAGGGAAAGATTATCTAATCTAGCTTGAGAATGGGAGACATCGAGAAATAGAAGTTTCGTTTTAGATGGACAAATAGTCCAATATGATATGTGGCTTTAGCTCATGTGATGCTTGTGACTGGTTGATTTAATGGATCTTGTACTCCCGAGGTCGCTCAGTCTGAATCTAGATAGGTATGTGCGCAATGCAACTTATCTTTTTTACCAGTGTCTTTTCATAGAGCTGTAACACAAATATTTGGAAAATATCATCCAGAAACACATTACACATGAATGAAAGAAGGCCATGTGCATCACCATAATGCAGAAGTCGGTGTCttatccccatttcgaaaaaaatgaaTGAAAGAAGGATTGCATATCTTTGTCCCCACCGTCTCTTGTCCCCGCCCCACAATTAAATCTGAATATCGTCTCTCCAACCATGAATGGAAGAAGAATTGCACATGAATGAAATAACAATTGCACATTACTGAAGCTGCATCAACTTGTCACTGACATGACATGATTATAGCTAGCAAAAGAAATAAAGAATAACTTCATCTTGTCAAGAATTGAGACAACTGAATACTAATCAAATTCGGTCAGGCTTGACGAAACTCAAGTAGCTGGCGTGAAATTATGACCATGCATTTCGTGCAAAAGAATAACTTGTTGAAGCTAGACACATctctacctactaataaaggaaggaaggtttctcccctaaattttcgtccgttttttaaTTACCCTTGTATTTCAGTCAATATTACAGCCATTGCCACCGGTAAGTAATAACGATTCGCTTTAGTTCCGAtcgaagaaaaaagaaatagaccGACGGCGACCCCATCGATTCCTACGCCGCCAGCGCCCACCCATCCCTGCCCCGCGATGAATCCCGCCCGGCGGCTGAGGCCACCCTTAAAATCCTTGTGTTGCCGATGCGGCTAAGGCGGCGTAGCCTCCCCCAGCAAGCCGGCCGGTATAGCTCCTCCCCCATACTCGCCACACTTGCATCCTCGACCGCCATAGGCCGTCACACCGGAGCTCGAGAGCAGCAGGGGTAGGGGCAGGGCGACGCAGGCAGCAGCACACCAGCTAGGTAGCAGGGGAACGCCCGGGAGGAAGAAAGTGGAGGCGTTGCCGCCTGCCGGGGCAGCGTGCGGTAGTTTGGTGGCGGGGATCTCAAGGAGATGCTCAGGCCAGAGCTGCGAGGATGGAGTTCCTGCTCGTTGGTGCGGCCCGGCTCCATACCCGAAGAGGCTCCCGAAGACCCCGTTCCCCGTCCTCCCTCGCATGGAGCTCCGGCCGCTGCGGCACGCCGCACTGGCTCCATCCTCTGCCGCCTCCGCGAGGCCGCGCCTGCGCCGACCGCATCCTCCGGCACCGCTGGAAGGCCAAAGCTATCCACGCTGGCACGCCAAGTCCCTCCCCGTGATGGCCACATCCTCCTGTGGCACCGGCCACGGCCGTACATGTCGCCCGCACTATCTAGGCTCACGGTGGCAGAGGCCAGCGGGCGGGCGCGGAAATCGGCGGCGCTGTTCCCATCCTCTGCATCACACGCGGCCGGCGGCGCTGCCCTTCCCGCCACCAGCCCATCGTCACCTCCATTCTGAACCAGCAGATCTCATCGATACAGGGTGGATGCAGTGCCCAGGTTGCAGACGTAGAGTTACAGCGAGCGTGGTTGCTAGCTGCCACTTGCCCCATCTAGCTTGCCAAAATCCGCGGCTACATCACATCCTCCCAGTGCTGCAGCCACGAAAAGCCTAGCCGGATTTGTTCTTCACCAAAGCGGTAGCACATGGAAATGCGGGGAAAGGCAGATGCGGTCGCTGGAGAACGAACTGACAAAGCATACGTTTGCAACCAGCAGAGAGATTCTTTTTATAAATTAGGCAATAGACAAATCGAAGAGTCTCACCGGTTTTTATGTACATTCATAAGTTTCCTGGAATACAAAGGTGCCTCTGGAATCAAGAAGCAACGATGTTGATTGGTCTGAAATGAACTATAATCGGGAGGGAATAAAATTCTCCATGTGCTGATGATGGGCAAGTAAGGGGAATTATGCATTAAACTGGACTGTGTTGAAACGTTGCCTTTTTTTTTTCTGCATGAACGAAAGATGGGTAGTGTAGTAGTGTGATGAGCTAAACATTAATCGACAATGCGACAGTGCCGGGAGCACAGCAGATGATGGGGTTTGCTCGAACCAGGTCCGTGCCTGTGCAAAAGGGAACCGCTGTGTGACAACCTGACGTCAAAATCATCAATGGAATTGACGAACTTAGAAGGAGGGCACATTTTTTTCAGTATTTCTTCAGCAAATCGTCTCCTGACATCTTCCAAACTCTATTATCAAATAGAGATGTTATAGGAAAAAGAAGTGATGCACACATTTTATTTATGTTTCAATTTATTTACTTCATCTACTGGAATTTGTTTACCAGGTTATTTTTGTTTATTACCGATTTGTGGATATAGAAACTAATTCAAGGTAATTGAAGAACTAATAAATTCTTCCGTAGTTCTTTTCAATTGCCATCAACTCCTATGCCGGCGCTCGAGTGACCACGAGGAAATAATTATGGCGATCCTAAGATCATCGGGGAGGCAGTTGCTGGTGGCCTAAAGAGTAGCTACACGGAGTATGAGTTTGCTGTCGACGGCCCTCACACATGATTTTAGTTCCACGCATCCGATGACGATCATGAGTGGTGCAATTGTGTTCAGGCAACAATGTATATACGCAAATTTTtctctcccgatgcaacgcacgggtatttttaCTAGTTTTTTACTTAAGGGGCAAAATCAAATGAAAATATAATGTCTTATTGCACCAGAATGGAATAGCCGAATAGGACTTACAAGCATTACCATTGGCCAGTGTAGTGTGCAATTTGGAGTACTTCTCTATGGCGTTGTCAAACTGTCATGAAGTTTGGTACAATGAATAACCCTTATTAGTTACTGAAAACGAAGCGTTGAACGACATCTTCTAGCTTGCACTGACTCACAAGCATGACCTCTGTAGGGCGCTCAAATTCTGTTGAAATTTCACGAGAATCGGttcattttttttttgcgggtaacgaGAATCGGTTCATTGACTACGGTCAAATGAAACTAGTCAAGCGTTCCAAACGAGGAAAGTTTTTTGCTTCTTTCTTGCTGCACGGCGATCTCCATTCTGTCACTGCCCTCCACAATTTCAGTTTTCAGATCAAACTTGCATGCCGTCGTCACTGTCAACATCACTCATCTCCACTCTGTCACTGACCTCGCCGCCTTTTCCTCTCTGGATGTACACCGTGTCGAGGTTGTAGAGTATCGGGATCATGACCATGGAGCACAGGCACGCCAGCACGGGCCCGAAGATCCAGAGCAGGAGCGGGACGCCGCCGTAGAAGAGCCGGTTCCCGACGAAGTTGAGCAGGAACCCCCTGTCCAGGACATCCACGATGTACTCCTTGTTCACCGGCAGGTGGCGGCCGCCGTCGGGGAGGGCGAAGAACTGGGAAAAGGCGTTGACGAGGAAGGTGGCCTGGTTGAGGGAGCAGATGGCGAGGGAGTGGCAGAGGAAGGAGAGGAGGAACGTGGTGAGGAGGGCCACGTACTTGAGCGCCATCATGTACTCgccgtgcgcgccgaagacggcgTCGCTGATGGGCTTCTTGACGGCGTAGGTGCTGCTCAGCACGGCGGCCACGCCGGTGCAGAAGAGGATGGAGGTGGTGGCCACCAACGTGGAGCCCATGATCACGTTCCGCATCGACTGCACCACCAGCGTCGACTTCTTCTCGTTGTCCTTCATCATGGACAGCACCCAGATGCGGCGCGCGGCCGCGCCGATGCCGATGGTCGAGTGGAGCGGGTAGCGGTGCACGGAGCGCCACAGCCACAGGTGGTAGACGATCGGGAAGAGGAGCCCCACTGGGATCAGCACCAGGTCCAAGTAGCTTTCTCTCCACGCCATGATCGATCGAATATCACTACCAATATCGATCTCTCTAGGCTCTAGCTTACGCTCACTCTTGCAGCGCGCGAGTGTTTTTCTATGCGGGAGTGCACTCTGAGGCGTTTCCAATTGTCTGTTCTTGGTGGAGATCATGCATGTTTGTATATATAGGGAGACCGGCCGGAGACGAAGACCACCAAATTAAGCATAGGTGTGAAGCCCACTGCGACTTTGCGAGCATTGGTGATATGTGGTGGAAACCGATTCAAGGGCCACCACCATGAACCAGCGACCTAAAAAGTTGTCGAAATACCAGACATGACCAACCTCGCTCGCTGCCCTGCATGACGACGAAGCAGCACACTGCTGTTCATCTTTCTTTTCCTGTTTTGTTTATTTACATTTTGCTTTTTGAGTGGCAAAAGTAGATATGGAGTAGTATATTCCGAGAGATGCTAATTAGTGGCTCATGTGCTAATTTTAAACGAAGCCTAGTCATGGTGTGGTATCCAGCTGCTAATGAAATAATACAAGTGTGTGACTCAGTTGAATGAGAATTTGGTAATGTCATCAAATCACGGTCACAacttattactactgtagcataAATCATGAAGCAAATTTAATGGTAAGAGACATATTTTTTTTATTTGCAACCCTACTTgcaattgattttttttttcagttGTAACCCAACCGCAACTCATAGTGCACGAATCACAAAGCAAATTCAATGATGTAGAAGAGCACTAAGTCAATTTCAAAATAATAAACCATACCGATGGTGCTCTCTCTTTCCCTCTTTTTTCCctttctccctctccctctctctccccctccccctctccctctccctctccctccctcctTCCTTGTTTGCACGATTAATCGCTGGTTCCATATTTGTTTGGCAAGAATACATGCAAAAGTATATATCAGTTGTTCTACTGGACAATGTGCCCTATTTTGTGTGTTATGGTCTTGTAGTTGTATATTGCATTTTTAATAAATTAAATCTAATATATGGAGCATGCATAAGTCTCCTTGTGGGACAAGATGCATGCAAGAAAAGCATAATGAGGAGGGAAGGAAGTGTTTAGCTTCCAAACCGTGTTGTATGCTTTATCTCGACGATGATTTTTGAAACTTGGCGAtgatatttttttttgaattcaaaGCTACCATTCAATTATTGACTGTAAAGTTTCTACCCCATTGTTTCAAAAGATAGTTGTACGATGTGGTAACTTGTTGAAAATATGTCGGCAACAAATGTGATATTGACCATAACGACATAACCCAATTCTGTTGTTGTTGAAATATACCTATGTGGAATAACCTTCCCTAGTACGAAGTTAATGGTGAAAACTGATTGTAAATCAAACATATTATTTAAGGTACAAACATCTTGTGTCTCTGAAGTAATATTTTGGTGCACAGATCAAAAGAATTCTTCATGAGTGCACACATCTTTCTACCTATCCTGGGTTGTTTCGTAATTATTTGGCAATTGGTCGGAATAGGTGCAAAGTAAGATCATTTGTTCTAGTGGACAATGTGCCCTATCTAATGTAGATAGGATAAAGgtatccgatctttcgatgagatgaatATAATTCAATTTGTTGGTAGAGTTTGTGTTTGataatccgactacacgtgcaatgctcgtgcgccaatgcaatcgctaggacaatctctgggagttactgatcttgtggGAGCACGATCATCCTGACTAGCGAGGATCTTAATTCCTATctaaaatcgagaacaagtaagaattaTTATTGCAATCAGGATATTGGAGTTGAAGATGAAAtctttattgaataaggtgggattccgaatagtcagtCTTGTTCtatgcgttggcctcaaaagaagtacacaaaGTTACAATAATTGgccaacttttaatctaatcaaaatccaagtctaAACGTGATGGCTAGGGGTGTATTTGAGGAGGAAAAGGAGAGGGTTTCCGATGGCCTTTTATCCTTCAATATGAACTCTAAAAAGCAGCTGAATTGATTCCTACAAATTTGACACGGGTCTGACCAAAaattaaggtgacgcagcaccatatcaCACTTAGGACAAAATTGTGAGATATAATCTTGAATATTTCGTCCAAGTCTTCATTCACCATTATggaggcttcaaagttctgaaatcttcaCTCGTAGCGTCCTCTTCGATCCTCACATGCTTGCTGCTATCTTGCACGATCATGCTTTAATGCTTGTCCCTTTCATCCATGATAGGTTCATCATTCCTAAGATTAACAAACACATCTCATTTAGGaaacatcatattctcatgtatgtgagggatAGATCATTGTATTTTTGTAGCTGTAGGTACATCgagtgtat
It includes:
- the LOC127316755 gene encoding uncharacterized protein; the protein is MAWRESYLDLVLIPVGLLFPIVYHLWLWRSVHRYPLHSTIGIGAAARRIWVLSMMKDNEKKSTLVVQSMRNVIMGSTLVATTSILFCTGVAAVLSSTYAVKKPISDAVFGAHGEYMMALKYVALLTTFLLSFLCHSLAICSLNQATFLVNAFSQFFALPDGGRHLPVNKEYIVDVLDRGFLLNFVGNRLFYGGVPLLLWIFGPVLACLCSMVMIPILYNLDTVYIQRGKGGEVSDRVEMSDVDSDDGMQV